GAATGGCTTGGTGATTCAGGCCTGGGATCACGTCGCAGTTGGGTCGCCGGATGATCTGCCGATCGACTCGATCACCGCCAACGGTGCGGTCCGGGTGCGATCACTCGGAGATCTGACGCTGAATGCGGCTGGCGGTTCGTTCATCACTTCGGTCGACGCTGCGGTAACCCTACAGTCGGGCGGTCATGTGCTGCTCAGCGAGGCGAGTCGAATCGTCGCCGAGACTTCCCTCACGATTGCTGGCGGTTGGGATGACGCCGGTTTCGAGAATGGCGTGATCATCCAGATACTGGGCCAGTTCGACGCCGCCGATGCCGAGATCTTGGGCGGCATTAACGACGATACGATCTACGTCCATGACTTCGGAGTGGTCGCGACCGACGCCCGCGCGGGTTACGACGAGCTGCATTACGTGGGTCTGGATCCGCTTACGCTGAACACTGCGACCGCGAGCCACCTTTTCGGCATTGAGTCACTCATCCTTGACGGATCGACGGGAAGTCAACTCGATTTCCTAAGCGACGCGCTGACCACGATGGTGGGCAACGGCGTTTTACGACTCACGCACGATGCCGGAGACCCAATCACCTACACCGGCGACTGGACCATCGACGCACCAGCCTTCGACGATGGCTTGTTCGTTCACATCTTACACTCGGGCGCCGGAACGCTTGAAATCGCCAACACACGGCCGTGGCAGAACCCGCTCGACATTTACGACGTCGGATACGATGGCAGCGTGTCGGCGATTGATGCATTGAGAATCATTAACCGCCTCGCCGACCCCGACAGCGAGTTGCCGACCCCGAGCCAGACCGACAATCCGTTTCGATACTACTACGACGTCACCGGAGACAACCGAGTCACGGCTCTCGACGCTCTGAAAGTCATCAACCGGCTAGCGGTTCACTCCAACGCCTCCCCCGAAGGCGAATCCGCGGATTCGAATCACCGAACGCATCTGTTCCTCGGCAGTCAAATTGCCAGTTCTGACGAAGACAAAGAAACGCCCCTTGTCGAGGGGCTCCCGGTCATCACGGAGCTTCGCTCAAATCCATCTGCGCAGCCGGAATTCCCCGGCTTCGTTCCGCCATCCAGAGCTTCGAGTGAGTCGCTTCAACAGATGAATCACGACACAATTGACGAGTTCTTTCGAGACCTCGAAGAAACAATGCTCAAAGGGTCCATCCTGGCCGCAACCGAGTCTTGAAACGTACTTGTTTCCTAGACCCGTGGGGTCAAAAAAGTCGAACGAGCACTTTGACCGATGAATTCCGAGGTTGCGTCATCAACTGCGGCCCAATTCTCAGTCGAGATTGAGTTCAGGCAGAGCGACGCTGGCCAAAAAGTGAGGCAAAACCGCGCCACAGCGCAGCAGACATCACACCGATGTATTGAGACTGGAGTGGCGCGGAGCGAGTGAAGGCCGGATGAGCTAAGCCGCGCGTCGATACGATCGAAGCAAACCACCGAGGCGCTCGGTCGTTTCGATCTCAGCATCCATATCAGGCGGTCTGATCATTGGCACGATCAGTTCGTTGCACAAACCCTGGTGATTTCTTTCAGTGTGATAATGCGTGACGAAAGAGCGAACAGCTTTGCGCGTTGCGGTCTCGCCAAAGAGAATCAGTTTGTGAAGGCATTCGGATTTCAGCGATCCGAAAAATCGCTCCAGGTGCGCGTTTGCATGAGTCGTCAACTGCACCTGATTTGGTCGGTGACGAAAGAACTTTCACGATCACGCATCCGTTTCATCCGCTTAGGGGATGTCGGTTTGCGTTGGTGAGGCATCGAAAGAACTGCCGGCAACTGCTCGATAACAAGTGAAAATAGCTCCTGCCAGCAATGATGGGACACCGGAGAGATGCCTCGAAAACCTCCTGCGCACGCTTCCGCCGGATGAGCCAAAAAACCTAGGTGCGCAAGAGCCTCAGCAAGCTTACACCTTCGCAAAAATCGGACAAGCGACGCAGTCCCCCCATCTCCGAGAAGGTCGTGCAGTTTTTAAGTTGTGACTGCTGAAGTGTTTAGGTACCCAACCACCCCTGCCCGCGCAGCGGGAGGGGTCGAGCGCAGCGAGGGGGAGGGCCGGTATAGAAACCGTGCTGGAATTTCATGTTGTAATCGCAGCCCGTTTTCCCTCTCCCTCGCTTAGGCTCGACCTCTCCCAGAGGGAGAGGTAAATCTTGTAAGTCTTTTTCAATCAACAACTTAAAAACTGCCACGACCTGTCCAACGCATGGAACACATTCGGACCAGGAGCCAAAAACATATCACCGGATTAGGATGTGGGGTACAACGAGCCGCGCAGCGGGAGGGGTCGAGCGCAGCGAGGGGGAGAGTAAAGAGAAAGCCGTACCACGCAATCTATTTACCGAACGTCCCGAGCAGCCAATCAAGGGATAACGGAGTCAGGGTTGTTCGACGATTCGCTAGCGAGTGGCCGTTCGCATCTTCAGGTTTCGCTGTTTTACGAACTGGTATTCGTACAGCCGCACAGGAGCATTTGTGAGTGTTTAGGTTGGATAGGTTGAGTTTGCCGGATCGGTTTCCCTTGAGGACTCGCGCGATTTTGATCGAGATGCGGCTTCCAGCGGATCGATACCACCGATTGGTGTCTCGATCGACCCACCGTGAATCGAAAGTCGTGTGCACAGCTCGCCAGCGGACCATCATGCAGATCCTTCCATTTCAAGGCTTCCGACGTTTGCGTCGCAGTTCACCATCTCTCCTTGGCGTCGCGGTGGCAATCATGCTCTCCGCGTCCAGTCCTGCGCAGGATCCAGCTCGCAGCGCGGTTCAAAACGATTCATTGAGTGATTTGATTCGCCATCATTTGGTGAGCGAGTCGAGTGAAACTTCGCCACATCCAAGCCCCGACCGCAACACGTTTGAGGGCAACGAGCAAGCCGAATTCGGCGTGATCGCGGAGGGCCTTACCGATCAACTGCTCGATCGCGAACAAGCACAGGTCGGCGAGGCGGCCGAAGCGGGGCGAGCGGAACTGCGAGGTCAGCAATTGGCGGCGCTGCGCAAGCCGATCACCGACATTGGGGTGGAGGGATCCACCAAAGCGGTGGTCGTTCCCGTCAACCAAGCCAGACAACTCGAGTCCGGGTCGGAGGTTTGGATCGCGTCGCTGGGGCTGCCGGTTGCGATGCCCGATCGATATTCGGCTGCGTTCTGCCACGAGCCTTTGTACTTTGAGCAACTCAATCTGGAACGCTGCGGCCGACACTACGGTTTCTTTCAAAATGCGGTTTCCATGGCTCAGTTCGTCGGTCGAACGGGGCTATGGCCCTACCATTTGGCGGCGACGCCGATGCACCAATGTGTTGCCTCACCAGGCGATTGCTTGGCCTGTGAATCGTTTCCCACCCATGTCAATCCCTTCCCGGTCGATTCGCACGGTGCCCTACTGGAAGCGGCGGCCATTGCCGGATTTATCATCCTGCTACAATAGTTGGGGTGGCCGGACCGGTCGTCGCCTCTTTGCTGCTGTCTCGGGTCTGTGATCCGCTTGTCCATTCGTTGAATCAATGAGGTCTGCCGTTTTTGCAGTCACCCATGCCGTTTTCCTCAACCTCTCCGCTGCCATCCGCGCTGCCTCGTGACCGCCGCTACGAACAGGGGGGGTGGTTGCTTCTGGCATCGTTGTCGATGTTTTTCATCAGCAGTGTCTTGCTGTATGGTCTCTATGCCTACGGGCGGCGCGATGATCCGCTTTCGCTCGTTCCGTTGCCGAAGGCGTTCTTGCTCAGTACCGTGCTGTTGGTCGTGACCAGCGGGCTGCTGCACGTGGCCAGCCTAACGATTCGTCGCGAGAAACGCTGGCGAACCGCTGGATTGATCGCGATCAGCGCGGGGGTTGCCATAGGATTCCTGCTGGTACAGTTCCATGCGATGAACGAAACACTCAATGGTCCTGCGCTTCGGGCAGGCAATGGGAAGGGGTTGGCAGGCATGGTAGCCGTCTTGGTTTTCTTGCATGCCTTGCACGTCGCCGGTGGCATTCTTGCTCTAGGGATTGTCTTTCTTCGGACCGTCTTGGGAAAATACGATCACGAACGGTATTGGCCGGTTCGCTTTGCTGCCCATTACTGGCATTTTCTCGATCTTGTTTGGCTTTGCATGCTGGCATCGTTTTGGTTGACCGCTGGCAGTTGGGGGTAGTCTCTCTCTACCTGCGCGACCTTCCCAGCGGAGAAGGTGTGTGTACAAAAGTACATTTTTTATAGAGCAAATCATTTGACGGATCCTTGCGGGTGCGGTAAAATGTCTCGGTCAGCTGTTTTGCAACGGGTTTGACCTTGCAAAATCGCTGAACGATGTTCCCTCCCCCTCTCAAAGTTCAAACCTAAATTCGACGAACGTCTCGTTCGGTTCGTTTTTTGATTGGTCACTTCCCTCCCGCTTTCCCCACGCCCCTCATCAGTTTCGTGTCGAGTAGCGAACCGTTGGCTGTTGTTCCTTAACAACGCGTACCATGGTCGCACGCTTGCGAATCTATCGGCAAGACGTTTCTGTCAATCCCATCTACCAAACGCTTTCTCAATTGGAGAACCCTCGTGATGCGTTGTTTCGGAAATCCTCTCAGCCGTCGTGGCTTCCTCGCTGCGGGAACTTTGGGCGGCCTCGGGCTGACGCTGCCTGAGTTGCTGATGCGGCAGGCAGCTGCCGAGCAAAAGAGCTACGACTTTGTCGAGCCCAAGGCGAAAAGTGTGATCCACATCTTCTTGCCGGGCGGATTGGCGCAGCAGGAATCGTTTGACCCGAAACCTTACAGCCCGCTGGAATACCGCGGTGAGTTGCGGACGATCAAAACGAGCACGGGTGAGGAGTTCTGCGAAACGGTGCCGCAACTGGCGAAACGGGCGGACAAATTCAGCATCATCCGTTCGATGTCGCACGGCGAAGCGGCTCATGAACGAGGAACACACAATATGTTCACGGGGTACAAGCCGAGTCCGGCGCTCCAGTACCCCAGTTTTGGAGCGGTGGTTAGCCATGAATATGGACCTCGCAATAACTTGCCGCCTTACGTCTGTATCCCCAATGTGCCGAACGAGTTTGCCGGGACGGGGTACTTGCCGAGCAGTTTTGGGGCCTTCGCATTGGGATCGGATCCGAATCGCAAGGATTTCCAAGTGCGTGATTTGGATCTTGCCGGCGGTATTGACCAAGAACGATTCCTGCGTCGCAAAGCGGCATTGGACGTCGTCAACCGAAACTTCGTCTCGGCAACTCCTGCGGACAATGTCCAAGCCATGAACACGTTTTATCAACGTGCCTACGATTTGCTTGACACGCCCGCGGCGAAAGCGGCCTTCGACATTTCACAAGAGGACGCGAAGATGCGCGATCGGTACGGTCGTAACGATGCGGGTCAGCGGATGTTGATGGCACGTCGGTTGGTCGAAGCTGGGTCGCGGTTGGTGACGTTGACCTATGGCAGTTGGGATATGCATCAGAACATCACGGGCAGCATCCGCGGGCAAATGCCCGCACTTGATAGCGCCGTCTCCGCACTGCTCGACGATTTGTCGGAGCGTGGCATGCTGGACGAGACGCTTGTGATGATGACGAGTGAGTTTGGTCGAACGCCAAAAATTAACGCGGACGCGGGCCGCGACCATTGGCCCAAAGTGTTTAGCGTCATGTTGGCTGGCGGCGGTATCAAGGGAGGCATGATTCACGGGGCATCCGATTCGACCGCCGCAGAGCCTGAGGAAGACGCCGTCTCACCCGCGGATTTGGCAACCACCATGTATCGGTTGTTGGGCATCGTCGCAGACAAAGAATTGATGGCGCCCGGAGATCGACCGATTGAAATTGTCGATGGTGGGAAACTGCTTCAACCCCTGATGGCGTAGTCCTCTTCGAACTTCCTTGCAAAGAGCTATGAACGTGATTCAAACACCATTCTATCAGACGTTGTGGGTGTCGCTGCTCAGTTTCGCGGTCGCGCCGTCGGCGCTCGGTGCCTTTCCGGTCGTCGAAAGACTCAGTCCGTTGGGGGTTCGGCGCGGTGAAGAAGCTACGGTGGTCTTCCAGGGCAAACGATTGAAAGATGCCCACCAATTGCTTGCGGACGTTCCTGGCATCACGATCCTCGACGTCAAACCGGTCGACAACCAGTCGGTCGAAGTGCGGCTGAAGACCGATCCAAGCCTTGCACCGGGGTTGTATCCGGTGCGTTTGGTGACCCAGTCCGGTATCGCAAATCTGCGTTTGCTGGGCGTCGGTAATATGCCGGTGGTGCAAGAAACCGAACCCAACAACGATTTTGCCAATCCACAGCCGGTCGAGTTGAACACGACGCTCGAAGGGGTTGTCGATCGGGAGGACGTCGACCTTTATCAAGTGCAATTGAAAGCGGGCCAAACCCTGAATGTGGAGATCGAAGGGATCCGTTTGGCGTTTTCGCTGAACAATCAAAACATTCTTGACCCTTACATCGCGATTCTCGACCAAGGTCGCTTCGAGTTAGCAACCAGTGATGATTCGGCACTGCTACAACAGGATGGTGTTTGCTCTTTCAC
This Novipirellula artificiosorum DNA region includes the following protein-coding sequences:
- a CDS encoding DUF1501 domain-containing protein, which translates into the protein MRCFGNPLSRRGFLAAGTLGGLGLTLPELLMRQAAAEQKSYDFVEPKAKSVIHIFLPGGLAQQESFDPKPYSPLEYRGELRTIKTSTGEEFCETVPQLAKRADKFSIIRSMSHGEAAHERGTHNMFTGYKPSPALQYPSFGAVVSHEYGPRNNLPPYVCIPNVPNEFAGTGYLPSSFGAFALGSDPNRKDFQVRDLDLAGGIDQERFLRRKAALDVVNRNFVSATPADNVQAMNTFYQRAYDLLDTPAAKAAFDISQEDAKMRDRYGRNDAGQRMLMARRLVEAGSRLVTLTYGSWDMHQNITGSIRGQMPALDSAVSALLDDLSERGMLDETLVMMTSEFGRTPKINADAGRDHWPKVFSVMLAGGGIKGGMIHGASDSTAAEPEEDAVSPADLATTMYRLLGIVADKELMAPGDRPIEIVDGGKLLQPLMA
- a CDS encoding cytochrome c oxidase subunit 3, whose product is MPFSSTSPLPSALPRDRRYEQGGWLLLASLSMFFISSVLLYGLYAYGRRDDPLSLVPLPKAFLLSTVLLVVTSGLLHVASLTIRREKRWRTAGLIAISAGVAIGFLLVQFHAMNETLNGPALRAGNGKGLAGMVAVLVFLHALHVAGGILALGIVFLRTVLGKYDHERYWPVRFAAHYWHFLDLVWLCMLASFWLTAGSWG
- a CDS encoding integrase core domain-containing protein; this translates as MQLTTHANAHLERFFGSLKSECLHKLILFGETATRKAVRSFVTHYHTERNHQGLCNELIVPMIRPPDMDAEIETTERLGGLLRSYRRAA